The following are from one region of the Neurospora crassa OR74A linkage group III, whole genome shotgun sequence genome:
- a CDS encoding C2H2 transcription factor, whose product MKRKQDDERLDGHDGPDHAQVQSKKRATDWVQQQQEEELSQVEQLEAPALPSQSRSPPAGAEAAASDGNGNDSLELDPDSASVASVANTSLTHADPTTTVAATSINTTTTRASRRFPSDLKTIRCTFAGCTKTFNRPARLAAHLRSHTNDRPFKCPYDDCDKDYLEEKHLSQHIKGSHTNDRKYTCPEPGCGKSFVTNTRLRRHALVHEGADRYRCRGYGDCVQSFRKHQTLQRHIRTVHLGKSAYPCGNDGCDAGFDTASALRRHVEREHGDLKFWCDECNAEGEGDDSGGRRVGFTTMLLLQAHMKKEHNNCAFCGVRCGTQSNMMRHVELYHSAKTVEDRKTIACTWEGCDKKFTRVSNLNTHIKSAHEGHRFVCGQTDTYDAKVSEIADWNFAEEGCGQGFTTRVKLEEHVLHVHLGKKRPPKLYPVPSMVAQAQQAQQALLDTRDLACPARGTGSYGTISECCQLER is encoded by the exons ATGAAGCGGAAACAGGACGACGAGCGCCTTGATGGCCATGACGGCCCCGACCATGCTCAAGTCCAATCCAAGAAAAGAGCTACTGATTGggtccagcagcagcaggaggaggaactcTCACAAGTAGAGCAGCTCGAGGCACCGGCCCTACCCTCGCAATCGCGATCGCCACCTGCTGGCGCAGAGGCGGCAGCTTCTgatggcaacggcaacgacaGCCTCGAACTCGACCCTGACTCGGCCTCTGTTGCCTCGGTTGCCAACACCTCCCTTACCCACGCCGATCCGACGACTACGGTAGCAGCAACTAGTATCAACACTACCACGACTCGTGCTTCACGCCGCTTCCCCTCCGATCTCAAGACCATCAGGTGCACATTCGCCGGTTGCACCAAGACCTTCAACCGCCCTGCTCGTCTGGCTGCCCACCTCCGATCTCACACAAACGATCGCCCGTTCAAGTGCCCCTACGATGACTGCGACAAAGACTACCTCGAAGAGAAGCACCTCTCCCAGCACATCAAGGGATCTCATACCAACGATCGAAAGTACACATGCCCCGAGCCCGGTTGCGGAAAGTCCTTTGTCACTAATACACGACTTCGCCGCCATGCTCTGGTTCACGAGGGCGCCGATCGCTACCGCTGCCGCGGCTATGGGGACTGTGTCCAGAGCTTCCGCAAGCACCAAACGCTCCAGAGACACATCCGAACCGTTCATCTAGGCAAGTCGGCATATCCATGCGGTAACGACGGGTGTGACGCCGGCTTCGACACTGCAAGTGCCTTGCGAAGGCACGTAGAGCGCGAGCACGGTGACCTGAAGTTTTGGTGCGACGAATGCAACGCTGAAGGAGAGGGTGATGACAGTGGAGGTCGCCGTGTTGGATTTACCAcgatgctgctgcttcaaGCCCATATGAAGAAGGAGCACAACAACTGCGCCTTCTGCGGTGTCAGATGCGGTACACAAAGCAACATGATGCGTCACGTTGAGCTCTACCACTCAGCCAAGACAGTCGAAGATCGAAAGACGATTGCTTGCACGTGGGAGGGCTGTGACAAAAAGTTCACGCGTGTCTCCAATCTCAACACGCACATCAAGTCTGCCCATGAAGGCCATCGTTTCGTCTGCGGACAGACCGATACTTACGATGCCAAGGTTTCGGAGATTGCGGACTGGAACTTCGCGGAAGAGGGTTGTGGCCAGGGATTTACCACCAGGGTCAAGCTGGAGGAGCATGTTCTTCATGTTCATCTTGGGAAGAAGCGTCCACCCAAGCTGTATCCCGTCCCTTCCATGGTCGCCCAGGCTCAGCAAGCTCAACAGGCTTTGCTGGACACTCGTGACCTTGCTTGCCCTGC GCGAGGAACAGGCAGCTATGGTACCATTTCCGAGTGCTGCCAACTTGAGCGTTGA
- a CDS encoding DNA-directed RNA polymerase I, protein MSDYGDHGDDDREPIDEPAFDEDPDEYYEPEPEPADDDVAGRPGDEVDEAENDNNIVTSGDPNAAANAGKGNEKSHKDKKIPNDQRSTTPYMTKYEKARILGTRALQISMNAPVLVDLEGETDPLQIAIKELREKKIPLIVRRYMPDGYYEDWTCEELLQ, encoded by the exons ATGTCCGACTACGGTGACCACGGTGACGATGATCGCGAGCCTAT CGACGAGCCCGCCTTCGATGAGGACCCGGATGAGTACTACGAGCCCGAACCCGAGCCCGCGGACGACGACGTAGCGGGCAGACCCGGCGACGAAGTCGACGAGGCCGAAAACGATAACAACATAGTCACTTCGGGTGACCCTAACGCGGCCGCCAACGCTGGCAAGGGCAACGAGAAATCccacaaggacaagaagattCCCAACGACCAGCGTTCCACGACACCTTACATGACCAAGTACGAGAAAGCTCGTATCCTCGGCACACGTGCTCTGCAAATCAG CATGAACGCGCCAGTGCTGGTTGATCTCGAGGGTGAGACGGATCCTCTTCAAATCGCCATCAAGGAGCTGCGCGAGAAGAAGATTCCTCTGATTGTCCGTCGTTACATGCCTGATGGATA CTACGAGGACTGGACCTGCGAGGAGCTCCTGCAGTAA